AATAAAAAAACTGTTGTTAATAAAACTTGCAGGAACTAAGATTAAAAACAATAAGAATATCACCTTTTCTAAGATAAGAGGAGTAAAATAATTAACATTAAATTACTTAAATTAGACAATAGGAAATTTTATGAAAGAGGAGAATCTAAAATTATGAAATTAAAAAGAGTTTTAACTACATCGTTTATGGCGGCTGCTCTTACAGCAACAGCGGCAGTTTCTAAAGATACAGATATTTTGCATAACAAGCAAATTGTTCAAAATACGAATATAACAGGGGATATGTACAGTGCACAAAATGCGTTTTCGGCAGTTTACGAGAAGGCGAAGGATTCAGTTGTAAACATAAGAACTAAAAAAACAATTGTGGTGGAAACATATAATCCGCTTGAAGCGTTTTTATTTGGAACATCTGGAAGAAGACAGCAAAGACGTGAATCTGGAAGTTTGGGTTCTGGATTTATAATTTCGAGTGATGGATATATGATGACAAATAATCACGTTATTGACGGAGCTGATGAAATTTATGTAAAATTATCTGACGGACATGAATATTTGGCAAAATTAGTCGGGACATCACCAGAAGTGGATATTGCAATTTTAAAAGTAAATGCCAACAGAACGTTTAAACCATTGAAATTTGCTGATTCCGATAGTATAAAAATTGGACACTGGGCAATTGCATTTGGAAATCCGTTAGGGCTAAACAGTTCGATGACAGTGGGAGTAATTGGAGCCTCTGGAAGAAGTTCGTTAGGAATTGAGCAAGTTGAGAACTTTATTCAGACGGATGCTTCTATTAATCAAGGAAACAGTGGTGGCCCGCTTCTTAACATTAATGGGGATGTTATCGGTGTAAATACTGCGATTTATTCTACAAATGGAGGAAGTGTCGGATTAAGTTTTGCAATTCCATCAAACTTGGCTGAAAACGTAAGAGATTCCATAATAAAAAATGGTAGATATGAACGTCCATACATTGGAATTTCTGTACTTGATTTGACACAGGAAATTAAACGAGAGAGAAGAATTTCGTATTCAACAGGTATTTTAATACAACAAGTTTATCCAAATTCGCCGGCAGCAAAATACGGACTAAAAGCAAATGATTTGATCCTTGAAATCAATGGAAAACGTGTAACATCAGCAGGAGCATTCATTGGAGAGCTTGCAGCTAAGAAAATTGGAGAAACAGTTAATCTGAAAGTTGTATCAAATGGAAAAGAAAAAAATATTTCTATGAAGTTGGAATCATTTAATTATCAACAACAAAGACTTCAACAAAGAAGATAATAATTATTAGAAGTTATAAAAAAATAGGCTTTCCCGAAACATTTTTTGAGATAGCCTTTTTTAATTTTTTTTATATTTATTCATTTTCATAATCAATTTTTTTAAACAGCATTTTTATATCAAGTCCATCTTTTCTGTTTTCCAGATAAATTTCCCCGTCATTTAGTAAGATTATATCTTTCATAATTGAAAGCCCAAGTCCTGCACCTTTTTTAGTATTTTTACCTTGAAAATTACAATTAAACAATTTTTTCTTTTCCCAATTTTTGTCTTGTTTTTTTTATTGTGCTGTCGAGAAGGTTGTCGCTGGCTTCCCAACCCCATATTTTTTCAACAATTCTATCCCGTGAAACAATTTCCTCTTTATGTTCAATCAATAGCTTAACTAATTCAAATTCCGTCTTTGTCAATAAGATAGGTTTATCTTCCAAATAGACAGAATAATTTTCTGTATTTAATTTTAAAGTTTTGTAGACAATCTGGGAAACTTTCTCCTTTCTAATATTTATATCAATTCTTGTATCAAGCTCCAAAAAATCAAAAGGTTTTGTAACATAATCGCTCGCTCCTGATTTTAATAATTCAACTTTTTCTTCCGTATTATTTTTCGCAGAAACAACAATTATTGGAACTTTCGATATTTTTCTAACATTTTTACAAACTTCATTCCCTTCCATCGAAGGAAGTCCCAAATCCAGAAGCATCAAATCATAAAAGTCCCTTTTTTTGTCAATTTCATTTAATGCATCAATTCCATTTTCGATTATTGTTATTTCGTGATTTTTTCGTTCCAGCTGTAATTTTAAAATCCGTGATATTTTTTTATCATCTTCAACAATCAGTATTTTTCCCATTTTTATTTTATCTTTTTCCTTCCTAAAAATTTATTCAGTTTAAATTCATTTTTAAATTTATTTTTTGTGGTATTATTAATTATCAAAATATTATATCTAACATTTTACAACAAAAATAAGAAGATGTAAATTAAATAACTAATAATTTTTTCATTTAAAATAATAATCTTAAAAATAAAACTGGAACTTTTCATAAGTTTCTTTTTTATTTTTTTGAAGCAAAGAAAAAAAATAATAAATTTAAATATATTTGTATAAATAATTTCAGAGTGGTCATAGCCACTCTGTTTTCCTTGAAAAAAATTTTTTAAAATATACAAAAACAAAAATCACAAAAAATCTTTAAATTTTATAGCCTAATTCTATTACCATATTCTTATCTTTTTCTATTGTTGTTCCTGTAGTTGTTAAAAAATTTCCTGTAAGTGCAGAATTGATTCCACATTTTAAACCATCTTTTACATAATTTCCTAATTTAATTCTTCCTCCAGCATATCTTAAATGAATTTTGGGCATAATAAAACGGTAAATAGATATAGTCTTTAAAATTTCTAATGGCTCTACTGCTTTATTATTCTCAAATGGAGTTCCAGGAATTGGAGTTAAAATATTTATCGGAACAGAATTGACTTTCAATTCTTTCAAATCAAATGCCATATCAATCCTATCTTCAATAGTTTCCCCTAAACCAAATATTCCTCCACTACAAACATTTAACCCAATTGCTTTTGCATTTTTTATAGTATTAACTCTATCATCATAAGTGTGAGATGTACAGACATTAGGATAAAATCTTCTCGATGTTTCTAGATTGTGATGATACGTCGAAATACCTGCATTAGCCAATTTTTGTAATGCTTCTTTTGTACAGATACCGTGAGAAGCACAAAGGCTTAATTTATCAGTATGTTTTCGTAAAAATTCATAAATTTCAACTAATTTATCCAATTCTTTCTCATTTCCATTAAATCCTCTACCGCTTGTTACAAGTGAAAATCTATGAGCACCTTCATTTTCATTTCTTTTAGCTTCACAAAGTGCTATTTCCTTTGAAATAAGTCCATAGACGTCTACTGCTGTTTTAAAATGAACTGACTGTGCACAGTATTTGCAGTTTTCGGAGCACTTTCCAGATTTTGCATTAATAATGGTGCATAAATCAAAATTTTTTCCACAGAATGTTTCTCTAATTTGATTTGCTGCTTCAAAAAGTATGTTTAAAGTTTCCATATCATTGTTAGGAATTTGTGATAAAGAAATTGCCTCTTTACGAGTTATCTCGTATTTTTCATTTATAATTTTATTTTTTAAATTTGATATAAATTTAACTAGGTCAATTTGATTATTATTATTTTTTGACATTTCTTTTTTTCCTTTCTTTGTATTCAAAAAATTGTATTAATCGAAGATACAATAATATAAATAAAAAATCTCCTAAAATTTTTATAAAGGAGATTTTTCGTTCAACAAATAAAATAACTTAATTTTTATTTTTTTTTATAAATTTCCATAATCTTGGAAATAAAAGAGTTGCAGCAACTGCTTTTAGCATATCTCCAGGAATAAAAGGAAGTACACCGGCCATAAATACATTTTTAATAGGCACAAATAACATCAATACTAATGCACCTAATATCAAAATAATGACACTTACAAGTAATAGTGAAAGAAATGTCTTCACATAAGATTTTGCAATACCTTTATCAGATAAAAATCCTAAAATTACTGTAGCTGCAATATATCCTAAAATATATCCTCCTGTTGGTGAAAACAACGAACCTGCTTTAAATCCAGCAAAAATTGGAGCTCCTAAACTACCTGCTGCAACATAGGAAAGCACAGTTGCTGTTCCCAATTTTCTACCATATAATAACGCTATTAATATTATTCCAAGCGATCCTAGTGAAATAGGTACAGGAGTAAAATAAAGCGGTATTATAAGTTGCGACATTATTGATAAAAATATAACTCCGCTCAATACCAAAAAGATACTTTTTAAAAATTCTTTTTCTTTTGTTTTAATTTTTATGCTGTTACTTAAAATATTTTGTTTCATAAAAATACCTCCATTATTTTAATTTTATAATATTATAGCACATGTTATTTATATAATTATAACACCTGTTATATAAAAAGTCAACAAATTTTTTTAACGAACACTTTAATATTACTAAATAATATATTAATAACCCAAGTGCAACAAAAATCAAGAATTTTTTATTCAGTTTAAATTCATTTAAATGTTAATGTTACTTATCTTAAAAATATTATATCAAAAATGTTTAAAAATAAAGGAGAAATTGTAAAAACAAGTTTTGTTCCATTTTATAGAAAATTTAATATTGGAATTTTTAAAAGAAAAGTTGCCTAATTAAAATACATTTTACTAACTTTCTCAAATTATAAAGAACTGTTAAGAAAATAAATTTTTCAAACGGTTCTTTTTTTCTTAAAATTTTATTAAATAATATTTTTTAAATCAATTTATTTGGCATTCAAACGAAAAAAATTTAGATTAAAAATATGATTTTAAATGTATAATAAAGGTGTATTTATTAAATTACTTAGAATTATTTATAATATATATGTAATTATATAAAAAATATATATTATATATCGTTGACACAATTAACGATTAGTAATATAATTGAAGTATGATTGAAAAGTTATGTTAGGAGGACAACAATATGTCTATGAGTAAAAATTTGAACTCTAATAATATGAGTTTAACGTATAAGATTTTGGCTAAAAATCTTTTGAAGGGTGAATTAAAGGCGGGGAATGAAATTGCGGTTAGAGTTCATCAGACACTTACACAGGATTCCACGGGAACGATGGCTTATTTACAGTTAAATGCGATGAATGTTGATAAAGTTGCAACTGAGATTTCTGTGGCTTATGTTGATCACAATATGTTGCAGTCAAGTTTTGAGAATGCAGATGATCATGAATTTATTAAAACGTCGGCTGAAAAGCATAACATTGTTTTTTCAAAACCAGGAAATGGGATTTGTCACAGATTGCATCTGGAGAGATTTGGAAAGCCAGGGAAAATATTAATTGGTTCAGATAGTCATACTCCCACTGGGGGAGGACTTGGAATGCTTGCGATTGGAGCAGGAGGGCTTGATGTTGCGATTGGAATGGCACGGGGACTTTATTATTTGAAAGTGCCGAAAGTTTATAATATCGAGCTGAAAGGGAAATTGCAGCCCTGGGTGTCGGCAAAAGATGTTATTTTATACGTCTTGAAACAGCTTACAGTAAAAGGTGGAGTAGGATATGTAATGGAATATACTGGTGATGGGATTAAATCTTTATCAGTTGAGGACAGGGCGACAATTACCAATATGGGAGCTGAATTAGGAGCGACAACATCAATTTTTCCAAGTGATGAATATACAAGGACTTTTTTGGAAAAACAGTCACGTGGAGAAGATTTTACAGAATTACTGCCTGATGAGAATGCGTTTTATGATGATAAGCTAGTTGTCAATTTGGATGAATTGGTGCCACTTGCGGCTTTTCCTCATAGTCCTGACAATGTGCATGAAATTTCAAAGTATAAGAAACTAAAAGTCGATCAGATTGCAATTGGTTCATGTACAAATTCGTCTTATTCTGATTTTATGAAACTTGCGGCAATTTTAGACGGGAAAAAAGTTCATCCGGATGTGAGCCTTGTATTATCACCTGGTTCAAGCAATATTATGAAAATGATTTCTGAAAATAATGCGTTGGCAAAATTTATTGCAGCTGGGGCAAGATTACTGGAAGCTGCGTGCGGGCCTTGTATTGGAATGGGGCAGGCACCAAAGACGGATGGAATTTCGCTTAGAACGTTTAACAGAAATTTTAAGGGAAGATGTGGAACAATGAGTGCAGGAGTTTATTTAGTGAGTACAGAAACAGCGGCTGCGTCAGCAATTACAGGATATTTGACAGATCCTAGGGAATTGGGGGCAGAAATCATTGTAGAAGAGCCTGAAAAATTTGAAATATCAGATAACTATTTTATTTTCCCAAATCCAAATGAAGAGGAAGCAAAAAGAGAAAGGGAAGCAGTGAAAATTGTAATGGGGCCTAACATTAAGCCGTTTCCGATTGGGGAAGCATTACAGGACAGTATCACACGAAAAGTTATCTTAAAGACAGGAGATAACATCACGACAGATGATATTTGTCCATCAAATGCCGCATTATTACCATTCCGTTCAAATATTCCAAAATTATCTGAACATTGCTTTGAAACAATAATTCCTGATTTTAAGGAAAGAGCTGAAAAAAATAATGGTGGAATAGTTGTGGGTGGAGAAAATTATGGGCAAGGTTCAAGTAGAGAGCACGCCGCATTGTTACCGCTTTATCTTGGTATAAAGGCAGTTATCGCAAAATCATTCGCAAGAATCCACAAGGCAAACTTAATAAACAGTGGAATTATACCGCTAGAATTTGAAAATGCGGAAGATTACGACAAAATTGACGAATACGACGAATTACAGTTGTCAGATATTCCAAATTCATTAATAAATGGAAGATTTATTGTAAAAAATATTACTAAAAATGTTGAATTTCCTGCAAAATTTAATGGTTCAGAAAGAGAGCTTAAAATATTAAAATTTGGTGGATATTTGAAATTTGCGACAAGTGACGAGTTTTTGAGTTAGTATTTCAAAATAATTAAAATATAATTTTTTTAAAATAAACAAAAAATATTATTAAACAAAATAATTTAACACTAAATCCTATTGGAAAATGGAACATTCACTGTTTAAATGGGATTTAGTTTGTATAAAATTTGAAAAAAGAAAGAGTGGTTTATTATGAAGAAAGTGACATTAATACCAGGGGATGGGATTGGATATGAAATATCTGAAAGTTTAGTGGAAATTTTTAAGGCTGCGAAAGTTCCTGTGGAATTTGAAACTGAAAATGCGGGGACAGATATTTATGAAAAAACTGGAGAATTGATTCCTGATAGCCTTTATGAAAGTGTTGAAAGAAATAAAATCGCTATAAAGGGGCCGATTACTACGCCAATTGGGAAAGGATTTAGAAGTATAAATGTGTATCTTAGAAAAAAATACGATTTATATACAAATTTTAGGCCATCAAGAAATTTGCCAGGAATTAAGACTCGGTATGAAAATATTGATTTGGCAATTTTTAGGGAAAATACGGAAGGGATTTATATTGGTGAGGAAAAGTATGAAAATGACGAAAAGACAAGTGCGATTGCTATAAAAAGAATTACGAAGAAAGGTAGTGAACGTATTGTCAGAAGTGCATTTGAATATGCAAAAAATAACGGGATTTCCAAAGTTACAGCTGTGCATAAGGCAAATATACTGAAATTTACTGATGGAATGTTTTTGGAAATTGCAAGGGAAGTTGCAAAAAACTATGAAGGAATTGAGCTGGAAGAGCTTATTGTTGACAATATGTGTATGCAGCTTGTTACAAATCCAGAAAGATTTAAAGTAATTGTTACGATGAATTTATACGGAGATATTTTATCGGACTTAGTGGCTGGGCTTGTGGGAGGACTTGGAGTTGCTCCTGGAGCAAATATTGGAGATGATATTGCCATTTTTGAAGCGGTACACGGCTCTGCACCTGATATTGCAGGACAAAATAAGGCAAACCCGCTTGCACTATTGCTTTCGTCACTAGAAATGCTAAAATATTTAAAGCTGAATGACTTTGCAAAAAATATAGAAAATGCTATTTTAAAGACACTGGAAGAAGGATGTAAAACAAAAGATTTAGGTGGAAATGCTACAACGACTGAATTTACAAAAAAAATTATTGAAAATTTAGGATAGGAGGGCATTATGAAAAGTGATTTTATAAATGAACTCGGTGTTTTATTTAATCAGAATAATTCAATTTCAGATGATATTTACAATAGACTGGACGTAAAAAGAGGGCTTAGGAATAAAAATGGAACGGGAGTTTTAGTCGGGCTGACAAAAATTGGTTCAGTTCTGGGATATTCAGTGAATGAGGAAGGAAAAAAAATTCCAGCGGAAGGTAAACTTTATTATCGGGGAATTTCAATTGATGAACTTGTTGAGCAATTTGAGGAGGAGAGGACATTTTGCTTTGAAAAAACGATGTTTTTGCTGCTTTTTGGAAAAGTTCCGTCTAACTTTGAATTAAAGATGTTTTTAAGTACATTGAAGGAATATAGGCACTTGCCTGATGAATTTATAGAGGATTTTATCTTGCGAAAACCGAGTGCAGATATAATGAATCAGCTACAAAGAGCGGTTTTATGCCTTTATACATTGGACGAGAATCCAGATGATGTGAGTCTGTCAAATTTGATTGATCAGTCCTTGAATTTAATTGCAAAATTTCCGAGTTTGCTGGTTTACTGTTATCAGGCCTGTAATTATAAACATTTTAACAAGAGTTTGATAATTCATAATCCAGTCGAGGAATACAGCATTGCTGAAAATATTCTACATATGCTTAGAAATGACAGCCAATTCACAAAACTGGAATCTGAAATATTGGATTTAATTTTAGTTATACACGCAGAACATGGTGGAGGAAACAATTCAACATTCACTTCGCACGTAATTTCTTCCACAAGGACAGACACATATTCTTCAATTTCCGCTTCAATTGGTTCATTGAAAGGGCCTATGCACGGTGGAGCAAATTCAATGGTTACTAAAATGATAGAAAACATAAAAAAAAATACAAATCCTTATGACGAGATAAAACTTAAAGAATATTTAAGACAGATATTTGAAGGAAAAGTATTTGACAAAACAGGGCGAATTTATGGTATGGGGCACGCAGTTTATACAATTTCGGATCCACGTGCCGAGATTTTGAAAAAAAAGGCTTACGAACTGGCAAAAGAAAAAAATGCATTTGAAGAATTTGAGCTTTTTTCAAATGTTGAAAAATTTGCTAAGGAAATTGGGAAAGAGATAAAAGGTGGAGATTTTGAAATTTGTGCAAATGTTGACTTGTATTCGGGGTTTGTATATAAACTTCTGAATATTCCACAAAATATATTTACACCATTATTTGCATTGTCGAGAATAGCAAGCTGGAATGCACACAGGATGGAGCAGATTCTTGTTGATAAGAAATTAATCCGTCCAGCATACAAGGCAATTGATGAAGATGGAAATATATTTTTATAATTTTTTTAGGACAGGGAGAAAATTTTATTCTCCTTGTTTTTTATATACTTTCGCCATTGTCATTTTGGAATTTTTGGGATATAATAAATTGATGTTTCTTGAAAGGAGATATGTCGTGAGCAAATATAAAGAAGTTTATAATGATATAAAGGAAAAAATAACAAATGGGACATTTAAGGCCAGGGAATTTTTGAAAAGTGAATCGGAACTGGCACGTAAGTATGCGTATTCTAAAGACACTATAAGAAAAGCACTTTCTATGCTTGAACTGGATGGATATATTCAAAAGATAAAAGGTAAAAATTCAATGGTTCTTGAAAATGGGCGGTTTAAAAACAGCTTATCAAACTTAAGAACTTCAAAGGAGCTTAATAAAATTGAAAATATTGATATTAATACTAATCTGGTTGAATTGAATATTGTTAATGGAATTAGCGAGATTATGGATATTTTTGAAGTGTCTGAGGATGTTTCATTTTATAGGGTTTCACGTACACGTGTGCTGGATGGGGAGGCTCTTGAATATGAAATTACCTATTTTGACAAAAGAGTTGTACCATTTTTGGACAAAAATATTGTCGAAAGCTCAATTTATGATTATCTGGAAAAAAAACTACATTTAAAAATATCACATTCACGACGGGAAATAAAATTTAGATATGCCACTGAAAATGAAAAAAAATATATGGATTTAAAAAATTTTGATTCTGTTGTTGTAATAGAAAGTCATACATACTTATCCAATGGGACACTATTTCAATATGGCGTAAATTCATACAGGCCTGACAAATTTGCATTTTCAACAGTAGCAAAAAGATAAGACTAGGACTGTTAGAAAAACTTGTAAGGAGGTTCTTTTGAAAAATGAGAATTTTAGTAATTGAAGATGAAAAAAATTTAAACGATATAATTACAAAAAAATTAAAGATGGAAAAATATGGGGTTGATAGCTGTTTTGATGGGACAGATGCCCTTGATTATATTTTTTCGGCTGAATATGATGTTATTGTTTCTGATATTATGCTGCCAGGAATAGACGGATTTGAGATTTTGAGAACAATACGTGAAAGAGGGATAAAAACACCTGTTTTACTGCTTACTGCGAGAGATGGGATAGAAGACAGGGTAAAAGGGCTTGATTATGGAGCGGATGACTATCTTGTAAAACCATTTGCCTTTGACGAGCTTATGGCAAGAATAAGGGTGCTTTTACGTAGAAATCCAGCAACTAGCAATTCAAATGCAAGCAATGTCTTTACAATCGCAAATTTAACTGTTAATTGTAATTCACACGATGTTTTCCGTGATAAGATTCCGATAAAACTGTCAACAAGGGAATTTACAATTTTGGAATATATGATTAGAAATAAGGAACGGGTATTATCAAGAGAACAAATTGAACAGCATATCTGGAATTACGATTATGAGGGAGGAACAAATGTGATTGATGTTTATATTCGGTATTTACGGCGAAAAATTGATAAAGATTTTGAACCAAAGCTGATTCATACAATTCGTGGGGTTGGATATGTGTTAAAAGCTGAATAGGCTTTGAATTTAAATAAAATAAGGAATAAAAAATAATGAAAAGATTTTTTAATAACAGTTCGATAAAGCTGAAAATTGGTTTATGGTATATGGGAATAATGATACTGCTTGTATTTTCATCACTGGCTATAGTTTTTTATATAAGTGAAAACATTATCCATTCAAGTGTTCGTACTTACTTAAAAGATGTTGTCAATCATAGACTTGATTATTTAACGATAAAAAATGGGGAAATTATTATTGACAGCAATTTTGATACAATGATTCAGAATGTGGAAATTGCCATTTATGACAAGGATTTTAAGTTTCTTTATGGAAATTCGCCAAATGGCTTTGAGATGGATAATAGTAAATCTAAAGACGATAAAATTATGATAATTAGAAGCAGTAATCAGAAATGGTATGTCTATAACAAAACGATTAAACTGGATAATTATGGAAAAGTATGGATTAGAGGGGTAATGCCTAATATTGGACAGTCAAGTGCGATTGAGACAGTCATTCAGATTTCTATTATAATTTTACCATTTTTCCTTATACTTTCAGCAATTGGTGGTTATGTCATTACAAGAAATGCCTTTAGGCCAATTGAACAAATTAGAAGAATAGCGGAAAAAATTAACGAAGGAAATGACTTATCACAACGGATTAATTTAAAAAAAGGTGATGATGAGCTTCATACACTTGCAAACACCTTTGATGTAATGTTTGACAGGCTTCAGACGTCCTTTGAAAATGAAGTACAGTTTACTTCTGATGTTTCGCATGAGCTTAGAACTCCAATTACAGTTATCCTAACACAGGCAGAATATGGAAAAGGCTATATAAATTCAGTTGAAGAAGCCAAGAAGTCCTTTGGAATTATAGAAAAGGAAGGGCAGAAAATGTCAAAACTGGTGTCGCAGCTATTAACTTTGGCAAGGATGGAACGTGGAAAGCAGAAGTTAAATTTGGAACATATTGATTTAAGTGAATTGATTGAAATGACGGTAGAAACACAAATTTCAAGTGCAAAAGCGAAAAATATAAAATTTATTACAAAAATCGCTCCTGCAATTTATGCAAATATTGACGAAATGATGATGATGCGTGTCTTTACAAATTTAATTTCAAATGCAATCTGCTATGGAAAGCAGAACGGGACAGTAACGATAGAACTGTTTTCTGAAAATGATAAAATTATCAGCAAAATTTCTGATGATGGAATAGGAATTGAAAAAGATAAGCTGGATAAAATCTGGTTACGGTTTTACCAGGTGGATTCTTCCAAAAGCGGTGATAATTCCGGACTTGGACTTTCGATGGTGAAAAAAATTATAGAGTTACATAATGGAGAAATTTTTGTAGAAAGTGAATTTGGAAAAGGTACAACTTTTACAATAATTTTAGAAAAAATTTTATAAAAGTAACTGAATAAAAACAACACTATAATTAATTACTTAAATTTACTGGAAAATTATACTATAACTAGACTTTTAATATAAAATAATATACAAAAACTCAAAAATTTTCAAAAAATGAAAAAAATTTAGAAGTTCTCATTTTTCTTTAATGTTTATATGGTATTATAAATTTGTCAGAAAGAGTGGTACATTAGCTCAATATTAGTACCAAATTATTACTCGAGTAAAAATGGGCATTTTATAAAAATTGCTTATGTGAAAAATGAAAAAATTAGATTTAGAGGAAAGGAGAAAATTTATTAAGTAATTGTATATTTTGAAGAAAAAAGTCAAATTATAGATAATAATAGACATAATTACAAGGAAAGGGATGATAAGCTATGAAGAGGAAATTTCTTAAGATGACATTATTCGGAATGTTAATCATCAGTTCATTAATTTTTTCAGGTAATAAGGAAAGAAAAAAAATAACTTCAATTAAAGCAAAGCAAATAGCCTTAGCTAAAGTCCCTGGAGCAACATTTGCAAATGTTCTGGAGTTTGATTCAGAAAATACTAATCTTTATAAAGGACAAATTAGTTATAGAGGTGTTGCTTATAACTTTGAAATTGATGTTTATACTGGGAAAATAATTAATTGGAGTGAAGAAAATAAATAAAAATTAAAAAATGAGTTATGGAGAAAAATTATGATAAATAAAATTA
The window above is part of the Leptotrichia trevisanii DSM 22070 genome. Proteins encoded here:
- a CDS encoding response regulator transcription factor, which produces MRILVIEDEKNLNDIITKKLKMEKYGVDSCFDGTDALDYIFSAEYDVIVSDIMLPGIDGFEILRTIRERGIKTPVLLLTARDGIEDRVKGLDYGADDYLVKPFAFDELMARIRVLLRRNPATSNSNASNVFTIANLTVNCNSHDVFRDKIPIKLSTREFTILEYMIRNKERVLSREQIEQHIWNYDYEGGTNVIDVYIRYLRRKIDKDFEPKLIHTIRGVGYVLKAE
- a CDS encoding PepSY domain-containing protein, which codes for MKRKFLKMTLFGMLIISSLIFSGNKERKKITSIKAKQIALAKVPGATFANVLEFDSENTNLYKGQISYRGVAYNFEIDVYTGKIINWSEENK
- a CDS encoding UTRA domain-containing protein, whose protein sequence is MSKYKEVYNDIKEKITNGTFKAREFLKSESELARKYAYSKDTIRKALSMLELDGYIQKIKGKNSMVLENGRFKNSLSNLRTSKELNKIENIDINTNLVELNIVNGISEIMDIFEVSEDVSFYRVSRTRVLDGEALEYEITYFDKRVVPFLDKNIVESSIYDYLEKKLHLKISHSRREIKFRYATENEKKYMDLKNFDSVVVIESHTYLSNGTLFQYGVNSYRPDKFAFSTVAKR
- a CDS encoding sensor histidine kinase, which produces MKRFFNNSSIKLKIGLWYMGIMILLVFSSLAIVFYISENIIHSSVRTYLKDVVNHRLDYLTIKNGEIIIDSNFDTMIQNVEIAIYDKDFKFLYGNSPNGFEMDNSKSKDDKIMIIRSSNQKWYVYNKTIKLDNYGKVWIRGVMPNIGQSSAIETVIQISIIILPFFLILSAIGGYVITRNAFRPIEQIRRIAEKINEGNDLSQRINLKKGDDELHTLANTFDVMFDRLQTSFENEVQFTSDVSHELRTPITVILTQAEYGKGYINSVEEAKKSFGIIEKEGQKMSKLVSQLLTLARMERGKQKLNLEHIDLSELIEMTVETQISSAKAKNIKFITKIAPAIYANIDEMMMMRVFTNLISNAICYGKQNGTVTIELFSENDKIISKISDDGIGIEKDKLDKIWLRFYQVDSSKSGDNSGLGLSMVKKIIELHNGEIFVESEFGKGTTFTIILEKIL